One genomic segment of Oncorhynchus mykiss isolate Arlee chromosome 10, USDA_OmykA_1.1, whole genome shotgun sequence includes these proteins:
- the LOC110533554 gene encoding single-minded homolog 2 has product MKEKSKNAAKTRREKENGEFYELAKLLPLPSAITSQLDKASIIRLTTSYLKMRAVFPDGLGEAWGQPTRISPLDNMAKELGSHLLQTLDGFVFVVASDGKIMYISETASVHLGLSQVELTGNSIFEYIHPSDHDEMTAVLSAHQPLHHHFLQEYEMERSFFLRMKCVLAKRNAGLTCGGYKVIHCSGYLKIRQYVMDMALYDTCYQIVGLVAVGHSLPPSGITEIKLHSNMFMFRASLDLKLIFLDSRVAELTGYEPQDLIEKTLYHHVHGCDVFHLRFAHHLLLVKGQVTTKYYRMLSKHGGWVWVQSYATIVHNSRSSRPHCIVSVNYVLTDVEYKDMQLSQEQSRAAKPSLAFKSGLASSQDLCKQLKTKAVKIKSKLKTAPYPQPNSTYHPDKPDCSPLGGSWKESTPYPLNPSHGQISGPSGGPEAGEVLCSSNTSYGLSFPYPYGHLPHTDSQRRLRHTQGSSSASPSLSSPGLAAQQLLSSLQGRGGEGRWSCANAKIHHGTNSAHILRPFAASCSITTATTAAYSGPAASRRYPPCEPLHDGFSSCSTPRPNSRFKEEPYEHHTLGQNKTTEDRLHSQSQATKEDSKLPFSRDYLHKASEGSGCVGGEKLLSRPLLSNSVLGKVSSEQSRSFHGLGQPFPMQVVLEQRRRLCMMESPYSHSATGPLEHTDSNGERGSPKMLDPEAGEEERRMWMGVGVGMGVGVGLPTQAPYVSLNLHHVLAKHSSFQAPPYAALGHLTDSYGYRGDEMGSYEYKSQSPASSSSPEIHREIPHYIGTSVIITNER; this is encoded by the exons ATGAAGGAAAAGTCCAAGAATGCAGCGAAGACGAGACGAGAAAAAGAAAATGGAGAATTTTATGAACTGGCGAAATTACTGCCTTTACCTTCGGCCATCACATCACAACTGGATAAGGCTTCAATCATTCGGCTGACAACCAGTTACCTGAAGATGAGAGCCGTGTTTCCAGATG GGCTGGGGGAGGCCTGGGGCCAGCCGACCAGAATCAGCCCCCTGGACAACATGGCTAAGGAACTGGGCTCCCATCTACTGCAG ACTCTGGACGGCTTTGTATTCGTTGTCGCTTCGGATGGCAAAATCATGTACATCTCTGAGACAGCGTCAGTCCACCTTGGCCTATCCCAG GTGGAGCTGACGGGGAACAGTATTTTTGAGTATATCCACCCGTCAGATCATGATGAGATGACGGCTGTACTCAGCGCCCATCAGCCCCTCCACCATCACTTCCTGCAAG agtACGAAATGGAGCGCTCTTTTTTCCTGAGGATGAAGTGTGTGTTGGCCAAGCGTAATGCAGGACTGACCTGTGGAGGATATAAG GTGATCCATTGCAGTGGCTATTTGAAGATCCGTCAGTACGTGATGGACATGGCATTGTATGACACGTGTTATCAGATCGTGGGCCTGGTAGCGGTGGGCCACTCCCTGCCTCCCAGTGGTATCACAGAGATTAAGCTCCATAGTAACATGTTCATGTTCAGGGCCAGCCTGGACCTCAAGCTCATCTTCCTGGACTCCAG GGTGGCTGAGTTGACAGGATACGAACCCCAGGACCTGATTGAGAAGACGCTGTACCACCACGTGCACGGCTGTGACGTATTCCATCTACGCTTCGCTCACCACCTCT TGTTGGTGAAAGGGCAGGTCACCACTAAGTACTACCGTATGTTGTCCAAGCATGGGGGCTGGGTGTGGGTGCAGAGCTACGCCACCATCGTCCACAACAGCCGCTCATCCAGACCCCACTGCATCGTCAGCGTCAACTACGTTCTCAC GGACGTAGAGTATAAAGACATGCAGCTGTCTCAGGAGCAGAGTCGAGCGGCCAAACCCAGCTTAGCCTTTAAGAGTGGCCTGGCCTCCTCTCAGGACCTCTGCAAACAACTCAAAACCAAAGCAGTCAAGATCAAGAGCAAACTCAAAACAGCCCCCTACCCTCAG cCCAACAGCACCTACCACCCAGACAAGCCGGACTGCTCCCCCCTGGGAGGAAGTTGGAAGGAGAGCACCCCCTACCCCCTGAACCCCAGTCACGGGCAGATCTCAGGCCCCTCTGGGGGCCCAGAGGCTGGAGAGGTCCTGTGTAGTAGCAACACCTCCTATGGCCTCTCCTTCCCCTACCCCTATGGACACCTACCCCACACGGACTCCCAGAGGAGGTTGCGACACACCCAGGGTTCTTCCTCCGCCTCACCCTCCCTGTCTTCCCCTGGCCTGGCAGCCCAGCAGCTGCTCAGCTCCCTGCAAGGTCGAGGGGGCGAGGGGCGGTGGAGCTGTGCCAACGCCAAAATCCACCATGGTACTAACTCTGCTCACATCCTGAGACCATTTGCTGCATCGTGTTCCATTACCACAGCCACCACAGCAGCATATTCAG GCCCCGCAGCGAGCAGGAGGTACCCCCCCTGCGAGCCCCTTCATGATGGCTTCTCCAGCTGCTCAACCCCGCGCCCTAACAGCAGGTTCAAGGAAGAGCCCTATGAGCATCACACGCTTGGCCAGAACAAGACCACAGAGGACCGCCTGCACTCCCAGTCACAGGCTACTAAAGAGGACAGCAAGCTGCCGTTCAGTCGAGACTACCTCCACAAGGCCTCCGAGGGGAGTGGTTGTGTAGGAGGGGAGAAGCTGTTGTCCCGTCCCCTGCTGAGTAACTCTGTGCTGGGGAAGGTGAGCAGCGAGCAGTCCCGGTCCTTCCATGGCCTGGGCCAACCCTTCCCCATGCAGGTGGTCCTGGAGCAGCGCAGGAGGCTGTGTATGATGGAATCCCCCTACAGCCACAGTGCCACCGGCCCCCTGGAGCACACAGACAGCAATGGGGAGCGGGGGAGCCCCAAGATGCTGGATCCTGAGgcgggggaggaggaaaggaggatgtGGATGGGGGTTGGAGTTGGGATGGGAGTCGGGGTAGGCCTTCCGACCCAGGCTCCGTACGTGTCTTTGAACCTTCACCACGTCTTGGCCAAACACAGCTCCTTCCAGGCCCCGCCCTATGCTGCCCTCGGCCACTTGACAGACAGCTACGGTTACCGTGGCGATGAAATGGGTTCTTACGAATACAAGAGccaaagccctgcctccagctcctCCCCTGAGATCCACAGGGAGATTCCTCATTACATTGGCACGTCCGTCATCATCACCAACGAGAGGTGA